Proteins encoded together in one Deinococcus irradiatisoli window:
- a CDS encoding YczE/YyaS/YitT family protein: MLTRRLLQLFVGLSLYGVSLALMVRANLGLDPWDVFHQGLSQRLGWSLGTVVNVVGALVLLLWVALRQRPGVGTVANILVLGTVADLTLQLLPPLTSLPLRAVLLVGGIVLNAAATAAYIGARLGPGPRDGLMTGLVKRTGRPVGWIRTSIEVTVLAIGWLLGGSVGLGTLAYALLIGPLVQVLLPLLTVPEERRTVGAVG, encoded by the coding sequence CTCTACGGGGTCTCGCTGGCCCTGATGGTCCGGGCCAACCTCGGCCTGGACCCCTGGGACGTGTTCCACCAGGGCCTCTCGCAGCGGCTGGGCTGGAGCCTGGGCACGGTGGTCAACGTGGTGGGCGCGCTGGTGCTGCTGCTGTGGGTGGCGCTGCGCCAGCGGCCCGGCGTCGGCACGGTCGCCAACATTCTGGTGCTCGGCACGGTGGCGGACCTGACCTTGCAGCTTTTGCCGCCCCTCACCTCGCTGCCGCTGCGGGCGGTGCTGCTGGTGGGCGGCATCGTGCTCAACGCCGCCGCCACGGCCGCCTACATCGGCGCGCGCCTGGGGCCGGGACCGCGTGACGGCCTGATGACCGGCCTGGTCAAGCGCACCGGCCGGCCGGTCGGCTGGATTCGGACTAGCATCGAGGTCACGGTGCTGGCCATCGGCTGGCTGCTGGGCGGCTCGGTGGGCCTGGGCACGCTGGCGTACGCGCTGCTGATCGGGCCGCTGGTGCAGGTGCTGCTGCCGCTGCTGACCGTACCGGAGGAGCGCCGGACCGTGGGCGCCGTCGGCTGA
- a CDS encoding YIP1 family protein: protein MTHPPRSTSAAPAPRLADLLTRPVAFFEDLGRLPPSPTRYLGVVALASLVSGVSTTLLARHALAAQSSLLSGAGGAAAVSPLFSYGAAAFASIFITVVLWLLLWGLGTLGAGKVGRAAEVYGATFLPLLIWSIILLPVAAYFAPKVNLAAPQLGGLRGLELQKALQQYAQQVQAATSGSLVSQVSTYLGYAVYLWQFALAFIGFRVLTGRTATAWRGVLYPLALLLVLLLASYLVSRAAAELLGG, encoded by the coding sequence ATGACCCACCCTCCGCGTTCCACCTCCGCTGCGCCGGCCCCCCGGCTGGCCGATCTGCTCACCCGCCCTGTCGCCTTCTTCGAGGACCTGGGCCGCTTGCCGCCCAGCCCGACGCGCTATCTGGGGGTGGTGGCGCTCGCCAGCCTCGTCAGTGGCGTGTCCACCACCTTGCTGGCCCGGCACGCGCTGGCGGCGCAGTCGAGCCTGCTCTCGGGCGCCGGGGGCGCCGCCGCCGTTTCGCCGCTGTTCAGCTACGGCGCGGCAGCGTTCGCCAGCATTTTCATCACGGTGGTGCTGTGGCTGCTGCTGTGGGGCCTGGGCACGCTGGGGGCCGGCAAGGTGGGCCGGGCCGCCGAGGTGTACGGAGCCACCTTTTTGCCGCTGCTGATCTGGTCGATCATCCTGTTGCCGGTGGCGGCCTACTTCGCGCCGAAGGTGAACCTCGCCGCGCCGCAACTCGGCGGCCTGCGCGGCCTGGAGCTGCAAAAAGCCCTTCAGCAGTATGCCCAGCAAGTGCAGGCGGCGACGAGCGGCAGCCTGGTCAGTCAGGTCAGCACCTACCTGGGTTACGCCGTGTACCTGTGGCAGTTCGCCCTGGCCTTCATCGGTTTCCGGGTGCTGACCGGCCGCACGGCCACCGCCTGGCGCGGGGTGCTGTATCCGCTGGCGCTGCTGCTGGTGCTGCTGCTGGCGAGCTATCTGGTCTCGCGCGCGGCGGCCGAGCTGCTGGGCGGCTGA